A region of Staphylococcus sp. IVB6181 DNA encodes the following proteins:
- a CDS encoding sugar phosphate isomerase/epimerase, translating to MTLILSTNTYIESGLDPIYTLLENNPDLGIELFANNQNEAYTQQLLTIAKQENRFLTYHEQIFDVEHSELSNNSSYSLEQILIALSHCQDLGIKDIVYHINNAAVHNKEAMMKNASIELEKISQLAKEKVIDILIENVGVSSRNNMLLDENEFIDFCKKHDNPVLIDIGHVNANQWNLEHVISELKDKIKFYHLHNNDGYHDSHQFLHEGTLDIENFFELYFKYTPNAKLTLEYNYEIGLDPAGIQKDIDYVYKKIK from the coding sequence ATGACTTTAATTTTAAGCACCAACACGTATATTGAAAGTGGTTTAGATCCTATCTACACTTTATTAGAGAATAATCCGGATTTAGGTATTGAACTTTTTGCAAACAACCAAAATGAAGCATATACTCAGCAACTTCTTACAATAGCAAAACAAGAAAATCGTTTCTTAACATATCATGAACAAATATTTGATGTTGAGCATTCTGAATTAAGCAATAACTCATCATACAGCTTAGAACAAATTCTTATTGCTTTATCTCATTGCCAAGATCTAGGTATTAAAGATATTGTTTATCATATTAATAACGCAGCTGTACACAATAAAGAAGCCATGATGAAAAATGCCTCTATAGAACTAGAAAAAATTTCGCAACTTGCAAAAGAAAAAGTCATTGATATTCTCATAGAAAATGTTGGTGTGTCCTCTAGAAATAACATGCTTTTAGATGAGAATGAATTTATCGATTTTTGTAAAAAACATGATAACCCCGTACTTATAGATATTGGCCATGTAAATGCAAATCAATGGAACTTAGAACATGTTATTTCAGAGCTTAAAGACAAAATTAAATTCTACCATCTTCACAATAATGACGGTTATCATGATAGCCATCAGTTTTTACATGAAGGCACTCTAGATATTGAAAACTTCTTTGAACTGTACTTTAAATATACGCCTAATGCTAAATTAACTTTAGAATACAATTATGAAATCGGCTTAGATCCTGCAGGAATTCAGAAGGATATTGATTACGTTTATAAAAAAATAAAATAA
- a CDS encoding ABC transporter ATP-binding protein: protein MGTLELKNVNKSFNNQEVIKNLNLKIEDGERIVFLGPSGCGKSTILRMISGIESVTSGEILFDGKNMTQTPPGNRDVAMVFQNYALYPHMTVEQNITYALKHNKVAANEIASRLEKVLKILDLSHLKSRKPNELSGGQRQRVALARAVVKNSKYFLLDEPLSNLDALLRTTARRELIHLHQIYKHTFIFVTHDQLEAMSIADKIVLFNKGEIQMYDTPEKIYNSPQNVFTAKFIGSPPMNIIKGKYINDKIEFGDKIYIHINNKIMELLKSYENKEILVGIRPEHINISDTPSGIPFQVNDVENLGEAFSVIGNIGVQ, encoded by the coding sequence ATGGGAACTTTAGAACTTAAAAATGTCAATAAATCATTCAATAATCAAGAGGTTATTAAAAACTTAAATTTAAAAATTGAGGATGGTGAAAGAATTGTATTCTTAGGACCATCAGGCTGTGGTAAATCAACAATTCTCAGAATGATTTCCGGTATAGAAAGTGTTACTTCAGGAGAAATTTTATTTGATGGTAAGAATATGACGCAAACACCTCCAGGTAATAGAGATGTTGCTATGGTATTCCAAAACTATGCACTATACCCTCATATGACAGTAGAACAAAATATTACTTATGCTTTAAAACATAATAAAGTCGCAGCAAATGAAATCGCCTCTCGCTTAGAAAAAGTTTTAAAAATATTAGATTTATCACACTTGAAGTCTCGTAAACCAAATGAACTATCAGGGGGGCAACGTCAAAGAGTAGCCTTAGCAAGAGCAGTTGTAAAAAATTCAAAGTATTTTTTATTAGATGAACCCTTGTCTAACTTAGATGCTCTTTTAAGAACAACAGCACGCCGTGAACTTATACACTTACACCAAATCTATAAACACACTTTTATTTTTGTTACACATGATCAATTAGAAGCAATGTCTATTGCCGATAAAATAGTGCTATTTAATAAGGGTGAAATTCAAATGTATGACACCCCTGAAAAAATATATAACTCTCCCCAAAATGTTTTCACTGCTAAATTCATTGGCTCACCCCCGATGAATATCATTAAAGGGAAATATATTAACGACAAAATCGAATTCGGCGATAAAATCTATATTCATATTAATAATAAGATAATGGAGTTATTGAAATCATACGAAAACAAAGAAATCCTTGTAGGTATACGTCCTGAGCATATTAATATCAGCGATACCCCTTCTGGTATCCCTTTTCAAGTAAATGATGTTGAAAACTTAGGCGAAGCCTTTAGTGTTATCGGAAATATCGGTGTCCAATAA
- a CDS encoding carbohydrate ABC transporter permease, producing MKIKKYLVNILLIAFIIISLYPIVFAISNSFKKLSVAYKSASNLIPIPFTLENYEKLFHDIPLFHITFNTFLIASVITIVKVSISFLAAYALVFYAFRYKRFTYISLVATIFIPFTVTMIPNYIIMARLQFIDTPWGVILPQLADATGIFMLTQSMRNIPKPLLESLELDNVSVWHTMKDFVLPISKPAITSTSIWFFILSWNEYIWPNLMLKSQESYTLPLALQLFVSSEGGTDFTVAMALSVITMAVPLILFLIFQRFIINTFTSSGIK from the coding sequence ATGAAAATTAAAAAGTATTTAGTAAATATATTGCTTATAGCGTTTATCATTATTTCTCTATATCCTATTGTGTTTGCGATCAGTAACTCATTCAAGAAATTAAGTGTAGCTTATAAATCAGCCAGCAACTTAATACCTATTCCGTTTACATTAGAAAACTACGAAAAGTTATTTCACGACATTCCATTATTCCATATAACTTTTAATACGTTTCTAATTGCAAGTGTTATCACTATTGTGAAAGTATCTATATCATTTCTAGCAGCATACGCACTTGTATTTTATGCTTTCCGATATAAAAGGTTCACCTATATTTCATTAGTTGCTACAATCTTCATCCCTTTTACAGTAACTATGATTCCTAACTATATAATAATGGCGCGTCTGCAATTTATAGATACACCATGGGGCGTAATACTTCCGCAACTTGCAGATGCAACAGGAATATTTATGCTGACACAATCAATGAGAAATATTCCTAAACCATTATTAGAATCATTAGAACTCGATAACGTTTCAGTATGGCATACAATGAAAGATTTTGTTTTACCTATTTCTAAACCAGCTATAACATCGACAAGCATTTGGTTCTTTATATTGTCATGGAATGAGTACATTTGGCCAAACTTAATGTTAAAAAGCCAAGAAAGCTATACTTTACCGCTTGCCTTACAACTTTTCGTAAGTTCAGAAGGCGGTACTGACTTTACAGTTGCTATGGCGTTAAGCGTTATTACAATGGCTGTGCCATTGATTTTATTCTTAATCTTCCAACGCTTTATTATCAATACCTTTACATCGAGTGGAATTAAATAG